The sequence below is a genomic window from Callithrix jacchus isolate 240 chromosome 16, calJac240_pri, whole genome shotgun sequence.
TTTTATATCCATCCTTACCAGCAATGAATGGGTTTATGTTGCTCCCTATTAtcaccactttttttttgtcCATTCCAAAAGGTATGTGGGTGTGTCttagtttggtttttaaaattctccatttcttcttcaACTATTCCACACCCAAAATCTATTTTTTGGAATGACAAAATATATAGTAAATCAAAATCAGAGGTGgcgaggaataaaagactacacactgggtacagtgcacactgctcgggtgatgggtgcattaAAATCCCAGAagtcaccactgaagaacttattcatgtaacaaaataccacctgttccccaaaaacctattgaaatgaaaaaaaaatttttttttaatattgttttaatgGTTAAAGCTTTTACTTCCACTTTTTGGGAGTCTACAAATCCTAAGAATATATGGTAGTTCTCAGATACtattaataaaaattgtttcCATTAGAAAAACTCTCCATTTCTTCTTCAAATCTTTCAACACCCAAAGTCTATTTTTTGGAATGACACGATATATAGCACATCAAAATCAAGCTGTAAgaaaaacattataattttttatcacATATTTAAGTCTAAGATAAGGGCTCTGGTGTCAAGTAGTCTCAAGTTTGTAGAGTACAGTTAACAATTTTCcagtaaaacaaatttaaaacagttGTATCTATTTCCAGTAAAACAGAAACAGACTGTATGTGGAGCCATACAGTCTAAGTTTGGATAGCATATCCACTATGTGTAGTCATATGATCTTAGACAATAAATCATGAGAGCCCTAAGAGCTCTCAGTGGCCAAAGCTGAAACAatattagcaaataaataaataaagtataaaataaatattcaagagGAGGCCatactatataaataaatgaacaaattaataaagaaacaCCTACAAAAATCTCCCTCATAGAACAATTCCTAATAATTGATGTGGATGCTCTGCTCTCAAGAAACTAGAGCATAAATCACTATTCCTGAAGTGAAAGATATACAAAGCTACTTCCTTTCAAAGGGTACAGTATAAAAACAGAGGGAGAGATGTGTATAGCATACAGTGGAGAAACTCAAGAAAAATTACCTCAGTCAGGTGACCAAAGTTAACATCAACAATGATAAGTCATGTCCATAGTCTATACTGTTAATGAAATGgcattttcctccttcctccaaaAACATAAAACCCCAGTGTTAGCATGTGAAAAACATCAGCCAACTCTCTACTGATAGGCATTTATAAGATATGTGACCAATACTACTCATGCTGTCATGTAcatgaaaagcaagaaaagtcTAAGAAAAGGTCACAGCCAAGAGAAGCATAAGGAAACATGATTAATATTGTATCATGGATGGGATCCTCAAACCCCAACAGGTCATtggataaaaactaaaaaaatataaataaaatgcggactttagttaataattaaGTATCAATATTGGTTAATTAACATAATGAATTTATCATTgtaatgtaaaatgttaataatatggAAACTGGGAGCAGAGTATGCAGGAATTCTCTATACTATCTTTGTaagttttctgtaaatctgaGACTGTTCCAAAATTTTTAAaggtgttatttaaaaaattaaattgcctAGACATTCACATTCAAAGGtcaaaattatttattggatAAAAACTTACCAGCAATATATTGTTTATATGAATCCATTTACATAATAGAACAAATTTAAATTGAAAGTAAAAGGTGAGAAAAGATACAGCAAACACTATCAATCAGAAATCTTGGTTGCATGTATAAATATTGGACAAAGAAGGGTTTAAGGATAAGGATACTTTAATATAAGAgaacatagatttaaaaaataaaagttgaaaaggaaTGTTTCATAATAATAATGGCAATTGTTCAACAGGAAGACAAGACAATTACACATTTGTATGTACCTAATatcaacttaaaatatataaagcaaaaactttGACAAATTTAATAGAATAAATATGTAACTCCTCAATCTTAACGAGATTTTGAAACGTCTAATTGAGAAACTGACAgaagagataaacaaaatatgtataactataaaaaatttgaaaaatttattgatcaactatctctctctccctctctgcttatatatctgtctatatttatatttctactcATATCTACATCTCTGCATATCTACACCAAGTAACTGACGACTGTGCATTCTTTTCAAGCGTACATAGAACTATAAATCAAGCCTTAAGAAATTCCAAAGGTCTTAACTTAAACAATGTATGTTCTCTGACCATAGTTGAATTAAGCTAATTATTAACAACAGAAAGGTAACttgaaaaattccaaatatctgaaaattaaagAATACAGTACCTGAATAGGAACCTCAAAAAAGAGGAtgtccaataagcacatgaaataaATAACCAATAAGCACATGACAAAGTGTTAACCCATACTTCTGTGGAAAGTccatatcaaaaccacatgatCTAATGTACACCtacccatatttcttttttttttttttggagacagagttttgctctgtcaccaggcatcaggctggagtgcaatggggcaatctcagctcactgcaacctccgcctcccgggttcaagcaattctcctgccttagcctcccgagtacctgagactacaggcacacgccaccacgccctgctaattgtcatatttttagtagagacggggtttcaccatattggccaggctggtcttgaactcctgacctcgtgatcagcccaccttgtcctcataaagtgctggaattacaggtgtgagctaccactcctggctcaATTTCACTTCTTAGTAAATAAAAGCAATGTACACATACAGCTATTATGACATGTgtaagaggagaagaaaggattcttcaaacaggaacagaaatgaataaaagtagCTGGCAGAGGAGGAGAAAACTTGAGAGAAGTGGAACCCTTGTTTCAGATGgcgtgattctttttttttttttcctgagacagagtcttgctccctcaccaggctggagcacagttgcgcagtctctactcactgcaacctctgcctcccgggttcaagtgattctttcacctcagcctcccgagtagctaggactacaggtgcatgtcaccatgcctggctaatttttgtatttttagtagagacggggtttcaccatgttggccaggatggtcttgatctcttaacctcgttaTTCgctcgctttggcctcccaaattggtgggattacagttgcgtgagccactgtgcccggcccagatcGCGTGATTCAACGAGAGTTGGGTCAGGGCACCTCAGAGTGTTCGTGATTTCGGCAAGATGACGAAGAATTTCATCCGGGTCAACCTCATATGGCGCAGGCGCAGTCATACTGTAAAGTTCTTCCGGGCCAGGTCGTGCCTGGTAAGAAGCTATACTTCCTCTTGCTCCCGGTACAGAACTTACGAAGCAGATCATCGAtcgaaatggagagcaaaagaccACAACTGCTCCAGGAAGAGGACAAGCAGAAAACAATACCCAGAGTGGCGCTCAGTGCACCTTCCATGCTACGAAAGAACCAGCTAGGTTTCCTCGGATTCACCAACTATTGCCGTTTAGCTCGTGAGCTGCGTGTGAACTGCATGCAACGGAAGAAGGTCCAGATTTATAGCTGGGATCCATCCTCTTTGATAGGCTTCCGATTTAACTTAATACTGGCGAATACCAACACTGACCAGCTCTTCACAGTGCACCGAGTTGAAGCTGGAAACTTCAAGTATGGCATCATCACCATACGAGGTCTGAGGACCCCTGAGCTCAACGTATACGCGCACAAAAACCTGTACGTCCCTAACCGGAAGGTGAATTCTTCGTGCTGGGCCTCACTGAATCATTTGGATTCCCACCTTCTGTTGTGCTTCGTGGGATTTGCAGAGACTCCGAGCTGTGCCGTGCTGCTCCCAGCGTCGCTTTTCATAGGTAGCTACCCAGGAATGTGTCGGCCTGGCATGCTCTGCACTTTCCAGATTCCGGATGCCTGGTCCTGTGCCTGGTCCATGAGCATCCACGCATATCACTGCTTCAGTACAGGTTTGTCTCGGCAGGTCCTGTTGACCAATGTGGTGACGGGACACCAGCAGTCATTTGGGACTAACAGTGATGTCTTGGCCCAGCAGTTTGCAATTATGACTCCCTTGCTAT
It includes:
- the DCAF4L2 gene encoding DDB1- and CUL4-associated factor 4-like protein 2, which codes for MESKRPQLLQEEDKQKTIPRVALSAPSMLRKNQLGFLGFTNYCRLARELRVNCMQRKKVQIYSWDPSSLIGFRFNLILANTNTDQLFTVHRVEAGNFKYGIITIRGLRTPELNVYAHKNLYVPNRKVNSSCWASLNHLDSHLLLCFVGFAETPSCAVLLPASLFIGSYPGMCRPGMLCTFQIPDAWSCAWSMSIHAYHCFSTGLSRQVLLTNVVTGHQQSFGTNSDVLAQQFAIMTPLLFNGCRSGELFGIDLRCGNQGRGWKAICLSHNSAVTSLQTLQDGHCLVASDMTGTIKLWDIRATKCVTQYEGHVNESAYLPLHVNEEEGVVVAVGQDCYTRIWSLHHGHLLTTIPSPYPASEDNIPSVAFSSRLGGFRGAPGLLMAVREDLYYFSYS